The genome window GGCGGGAACTGCCGAGAGATACGCAATGGTGGGAAATCGAGCTTAGGCCGGAGAATCTCGAGCAGATCCGGATTTTTCCGCGCGCCGATTGGCGACATTTCTCCCAAGATGGTTTTGGGCTGAAGAAAATCGCGAGCCGCATCCGTCAGGCAATCACAGAAACTCCAGACGATCCTTTCCTGGCGGACATCGAATCTCTCAGCCGCAAATTACCCAGCCACAGTGAGAAAAGTGCGGTGGTGTTGATCGGACTCAATGATCGCGACCCCCTCACCGTCCTGGAAGGGAACCATCGCATGGTGGCCGCTCTTTTAGCGTCCACACCGGTCCTCGACCGCTTTCGTTTCTTCTGCGGCTTGTCACCACATATGAACCGCTGTTGCTGGTATCGCACCTCGCTGATCGGTCTCGCGCATTATGCCGGCAACTTGATGCGCAATTTTGGCCAAATTCGTCATTCCGACGTGGCTCGTGTCCTGCCGCGACGGAAACCGGTGGCGGGAGCCCCTGCGGTCCGCATGCCAGACGCGACAGTGTCTTTAACCGCCGCCACTCCGGACAAACCCAGATAAAATACGCCGTCAGCGCTCCAGCAAATCCTCCAACTTTGAAAAGAAGCCGGGATAGGAAATCTCCACTACTTCCGGGTTGCGGATCAAAGTCTCTCCTGACGCGCGTAGAGACGCAATCGCTGAGGCCATCGCTATGCGGTGATCTCTGAAGGAATCCACCTCGCCGCCGTGAAGGTCCTGGCCTCCGGGCACCCGCAATCCATCCTCGAGCACTTCCACCTCAGCTCCGAAAGCGCCCAGGTTTTGCGCCATAGCGGCAATCCGGTCTGACTCTTTCACCCGCAACTCACGAGCATCACGGATTTCAATTCCCTTCTCCGTATAAGGCGCGATGGCGGCGAGCACCGGAAGCTCGTCAATCAGCGCCGCCGATTGCTTTCCAGAAATACGACCTCCCAGCAACTTCCCTCCGCTGCGCACGTGTACTGTTCCCACCAGTTCGCCGTGATGTTCCTCCACATGCATCACCGAAATGCGAACCCCCATGGAAATTAGAAAGTCGAGGATCGCGGTGCGGGTGGGATTCAGCAACAAGGCATCAATCACCAGATTGGACTCCGGGAAAAGGGCAGCAGCACAAATAAAGAACGCCGCGCTGGAAATGTCTCCGGGAATTGCAGCCGTAATCCCGTGCAACTCCTGCCCTCCTCGCAGCGAACACCTGGTTCCCGCGCTACTGACCTCCGCGCCGAAAGCGCGCAGCGCCAGTTCCCCGTGATCGCGGGTGCGCAGCGGCTCTTCAATTTTGGTTTCACCCTCGGCCAACACTCCGGCAAACAGCAGCGACGACTTCACCTGTGCGCTGGCAATGGGCATGTGGTACTCGATTCCCCGCAAGCGCCCGCCTTCGATCTTCAATGGCGGCCGACAACCGGGTCCTGACGAAAAATTGGCGCCCATTTGCGTCAGTGGAGTAACCACCCGTTCCATCGGACGCCGTGACAAGGAAGCATCGCCGATCAGTTCGCTCCTGAACCTCTGGCCGGCCAGGATTCCGGAGAGCATGCGCATGGTCGAGCCAGAGTTGCCGCAGTCCA of Terriglobales bacterium contains these proteins:
- the aroA gene encoding 3-phosphoshikimate 1-carboxyvinyltransferase, whose product is MAESSSILVRPAKNLAGSLRLPGDKSISHRYAMLAGVAEGQSHVENFSTGADCASTVACMRALGVGIQQQDGNLEIHGLGRELKRAAGALDCGNSGSTMRMLSGILAGQRFRSELIGDASLSRRPMERVVTPLTQMGANFSSGPGCRPPLKIEGGRLRGIEYHMPIASAQVKSSLLFAGVLAEGETKIEEPLRTRDHGELALRAFGAEVSSAGTRCSLRGGQELHGITAAIPGDISSAAFFICAAALFPESNLVIDALLLNPTRTAILDFLISMGVRISVMHVEEHHGELVGTVHVRSGGKLLGGRISGKQSAALIDELPVLAAIAPYTEKGIEIRDARELRVKESDRIAAMAQNLGAFGAEVEVLEDGLRVPGGQDLHGGEVDSFRDHRIAMASAIASLRASGETLIRNPEVVEISYPGFFSKLEDLLER